In Candidatus Promineifilum breve, one genomic interval encodes:
- a CDS encoding acetyl-CoA hydrolase/transferase family protein yields the protein MNWEDIYRRKVVDAGAAMSCVESGNSIYVGGGAGAPSVLVDALCGRAAELRDVQLIHILTFIDAPYVDPKYEGSFRSNSLFIGHNVRKAVQEGRADFTPIFLSEIPGLFQKKILPIDVAIVALSPPDEHGFCSFGVEVGTTKPAAESARHIIAEVNQQMPRTLGDSFIHVSRLSQVVEVDHPLPLAVQGGNTPENMRIGHHIAGMIPDGATLQMGIGGLPDAVLQNLTNHKDLGIHTELFSDGVVSLFEQGIITCSRKTFHPGKMVAGFLFGTEQLYRFVDNNAIVELHPTDYVNDPFNIALNDNMVAINAALQVDLTGQVCADSIGPVFYSGVGGQLDFIRGAARSKGGLPIIALPSTAKNDTISRISLMLPEGSGVTTTRNDVHFIVTEYGVAELYGKTIRQRAQALINIAHPKFRDELAFAAKKIGYL from the coding sequence GTGAATTGGGAGGATATTTATCGCCGCAAGGTCGTCGACGCCGGCGCGGCGATGTCGTGTGTTGAGTCGGGCAATTCCATCTACGTGGGCGGCGGCGCCGGCGCGCCGTCGGTGCTGGTCGATGCCCTGTGCGGGCGGGCGGCCGAACTGCGCGATGTCCAGTTGATCCACATCCTGACCTTTATCGACGCGCCTTACGTCGATCCGAAATACGAAGGATCGTTCCGATCCAACTCGCTTTTCATCGGTCACAACGTGCGCAAGGCGGTGCAGGAAGGGCGGGCCGACTTCACGCCCATTTTTCTGTCAGAGATACCGGGACTATTCCAGAAGAAGATTCTGCCCATTGACGTGGCAATCGTCGCGCTGTCGCCGCCCGACGAGCACGGCTTTTGTAGCTTCGGCGTCGAGGTCGGCACGACGAAACCGGCGGCCGAATCAGCCCGCCACATCATCGCCGAAGTGAACCAACAGATGCCGCGCACGCTGGGCGACAGCTTTATCCACGTCAGCCGTCTGAGCCAGGTCGTGGAAGTCGATCACCCGCTGCCGCTGGCCGTACAGGGCGGCAACACGCCGGAGAACATGCGCATCGGCCACCACATCGCCGGGATGATACCCGACGGGGCAACGCTGCAAATGGGTATCGGCGGCCTGCCCGATGCCGTGCTACAAAATCTGACCAATCACAAGGATTTGGGCATCCACACTGAGCTGTTTTCCGACGGCGTGGTGTCGCTGTTCGAGCAGGGCATCATCACCTGTAGCCGCAAGACGTTCCATCCGGGCAAGATGGTGGCCGGCTTCCTGTTCGGCACGGAGCAGCTCTATCGTTTCGTGGACAACAACGCCATCGTCGAATTGCACCCGACCGACTACGTCAACGATCCGTTCAACATCGCCCTGAACGACAATATGGTGGCGATTAACGCCGCGCTGCAAGTTGACCTGACCGGCCAGGTCTGCGCCGATTCCATCGGCCCGGTGTTCTATAGCGGCGTGGGCGGCCAGCTCGATTTCATTCGCGGCGCGGCCCGCTCCAAGGGCGGCCTGCCGATCATCGCCCTGCCCTCGACGGCCAAAAACGACACCATCAGCCGCATCTCCCTGATGCTGCCCGAAGGCTCCGGCGTGACCACGACCCGCAACGACGTTCACTTCATCGTGACGGAGTACGGCGTGGCCGAACTGTACGGCAAGACCATCCGCCAGCGCGCGCAAGCCCTGATCAATATCGCCCATCCCAAATTCCGCGACGAACTGGCTTTCGCCGCGAAAAAGATCGGCTATCTGTAA
- a CDS encoding alanine dehydrogenase — protein MEFSIPKEVRDLESRVGLTPAGVSSLVRRGHTVYVEKNAGVAAGFSDETYRHSGARVVYSAAEAYGRADVVVKVTRPTAAEHTLFRSGQTIMAFLHMAVASPDFLVALHDREITAIAYEMIERPNGARPILVPMSEVAGRLAPMVAGQLLMTPGGGRGTLLSGIPGVPRGVVVIIGGGVLGANAARAFLNVGAQVVVLDNDISRLQHLDEVLNGRVTTMLSTNYNLDRVTEFADVIVGAVLSSGRRAPIVITREMVSHMRPGAVFIDFSIDQGGCSETSRPTTLRDQTYIVDGVIHYCVPNLTAAVARTTSYGLTNSLLPYLIAMGEFGILGTLERIPEITPGLNLYQGKLCNRELAQALGKKLEISLPHTNSNAAVAPVGGEQ, from the coding sequence ATGGAATTTAGCATCCCCAAGGAGGTCAGGGACCTGGAATCCCGTGTCGGTCTGACACCGGCCGGCGTTTCGTCCCTCGTCCGCCGCGGACACACCGTTTACGTAGAAAAGAACGCCGGGGTTGCCGCCGGTTTCAGCGATGAGACCTATCGCCACAGCGGCGCGCGGGTGGTCTATTCGGCCGCCGAAGCGTATGGCCGCGCCGACGTGGTGGTCAAGGTGACCCGGCCCACCGCCGCCGAGCACACCCTCTTTCGCTCCGGCCAGACGATTATGGCCTTTCTCCACATGGCCGTTGCCTCGCCCGATTTCCTGGTCGCCTTGCATGACCGGGAGATTACGGCCATCGCCTACGAGATGATCGAACGGCCCAATGGCGCGCGGCCGATCCTGGTGCCGATGAGCGAAGTGGCCGGACGACTGGCCCCGATGGTCGCCGGGCAATTGCTGATGACGCCCGGCGGCGGTCGCGGTACGCTGCTTAGCGGCATCCCCGGCGTGCCGCGCGGGGTAGTGGTCATCATCGGCGGGGGCGTGCTGGGGGCCAATGCCGCCCGCGCCTTCCTGAACGTCGGGGCGCAGGTCGTCGTCCTCGATAACGACATCAGCCGCCTGCAACATCTCGACGAGGTACTCAACGGCCGGGTCACGACGATGCTGTCCACGAACTATAACCTGGATCGTGTCACCGAGTTCGCCGACGTCATCGTTGGCGCGGTGCTCAGCTCCGGCCGCCGCGCGCCCATCGTCATCACCCGCGAAATGGTGAGCCACATGCGCCCCGGCGCGGTTTTCATTGATTTTTCAATCGATCAGGGCGGTTGCTCGGAGACGAGCCGCCCGACCACATTGCGCGATCAGACCTATATCGTCGATGGCGTGATCCATTATTGTGTGCCCAATCTGACGGCCGCCGTCGCGCGTACCACCAGCTATGGTTTGACCAATTCCTTGCTCCCCTATCTGATAGCGATGGGCGAGTTTGGTATCCTGGGCACGCTGGAGCGCATACCGGAAATTACGCCCGGTCTCAATCTCTATCAGGGCAAGCTCTGTAATCGGGAATTGGCGCAGGCGTTGGGCAAGAAGCTGGAGATAAGCCTGCCCCATACCAATAGCAATGCCGCCGTCGCGCCGGTTGGAGGTGAACAGTGA
- a CDS encoding 4Fe-4S dicluster domain-containing protein, translated as MATGRVVIDVERCKGCDLCREACPQDVLALAEELNSKGYRPVILLDPVHHCTGCALCAVVCPDGCITVYRDVVDKTRPASSRSMASSPSNRIPQTTLIQQEVVQHG; from the coding sequence ATGGCAACTGGAAGAGTTGTAATTGATGTCGAACGGTGCAAGGGATGCGATCTGTGTCGCGAGGCCTGTCCCCAGGATGTTCTGGCTCTGGCGGAGGAGCTGAACAGCAAGGGCTACCGGCCGGTGATCCTGCTCGATCCCGTTCACCATTGCACCGGCTGCGCCTTGTGCGCCGTAGTTTGCCCCGACGGCTGCATCACCGTCTACCGCGACGTCGTCGACAAGACACGTCCGGCTTCTTCTCGGTCGATGGCTTCCTCGCCAAGCAATCGCATACCGCAGACAACCCTCATTCAACAGGAGGTAGTTCAGCATGGCTAA
- the vorB gene encoding 3-methyl-2-oxobutanoate dehydrogenase subunit VorB gives MAKQLLKGNIAFAEAAIRAGCEAYFGYPITPQTELLEHMAQRMVELGRVFLQAESEVAAVNMVYGAAAAGARVMTSSSSPGISLMQEGFSYMAASQVPAVVIDIMRGGPGLGNIQPSQADYNQVTKTAGHGDFHPIVLAPATVQEAIDLTVLAFDLAEKYRTLVFVVADGAIGQMMEPAELPEMRPMAEKRPAWAVTGARGRPHNVITSLYMGADELEQFNIELQTKLHTIETSSEVRFEAVHVDDAEIVIVAFGTAARVAQTAVNRLRATGVPVGLFRPISLWPFPEQELSRLAKRIPSIRSFLVVEMNAGQMLHDVREAVGERVPVRFKGRMGGIIPLPEEIEEEIRLMLMSASAHPNRKEASNGRVVRQ, from the coding sequence ATGGCTAAGCAACTGTTGAAAGGCAATATCGCCTTCGCCGAGGCGGCCATCCGCGCCGGCTGCGAGGCGTACTTCGGCTATCCCATCACACCGCAAACGGAACTTCTGGAGCACATGGCGCAACGCATGGTCGAGTTGGGCCGGGTGTTCCTGCAAGCCGAGAGCGAGGTGGCGGCGGTCAATATGGTCTATGGCGCGGCGGCGGCCGGGGCCAGGGTGATGACCTCTTCCAGCAGCCCCGGCATCAGCCTGATGCAGGAAGGCTTCAGCTACATGGCCGCCTCCCAGGTGCCCGCGGTGGTCATCGACATCATGCGCGGTGGGCCGGGCCTGGGCAATATCCAGCCCAGCCAGGCCGACTACAATCAGGTGACCAAGACGGCCGGCCACGGCGATTTCCACCCCATCGTCCTGGCCCCCGCCACCGTCCAGGAAGCCATCGACCTCACCGTGCTGGCCTTCGACCTGGCCGAGAAGTATCGCACCCTGGTCTTCGTCGTCGCCGACGGGGCCATCGGGCAGATGATGGAGCCGGCTGAGTTACCGGAGATGCGCCCCATGGCCGAGAAGCGTCCGGCCTGGGCCGTCACCGGGGCCAGAGGCCGGCCGCACAACGTCATCACTTCCCTCTACATGGGGGCCGACGAGTTAGAACAATTTAACATTGAATTGCAGACCAAGCTGCACACGATCGAGACGAGCAGCGAAGTGCGCTTCGAGGCTGTCCACGTGGACGACGCCGAGATCGTTATTGTCGCTTTCGGCACGGCGGCCCGCGTGGCCCAGACGGCCGTCAATCGCTTGCGGGCGACGGGCGTGCCGGTCGGCCTGTTCCGGCCCATCTCGCTGTGGCCTTTCCCCGAACAAGAGTTGAGCCGGTTAGCCAAACGCATTCCCTCCATCCGCTCGTTTCTGGTGGTGGAGATGAACGCCGGGCAGATGCTCCACGACGTGCGCGAGGCGGTCGGCGAGCGCGTGCCGGTGCGTTTCAAGGGCCGTATGGGCGGGATCATTCCCCTGCCCGAAGAGATTGAAGAAGAGATTCGCCTGATGCTCATGTCCGCGAGCGCCCACCCCAACCGTAAGGAGGCAAGCAATGGCCGTGTTGTCCGCCAATGA
- a CDS encoding thiamine pyrophosphate-dependent enzyme, whose amino-acid sequence MVYERPRALTCVQTHYCPGCTHGIAHRLVAEVIDEMGIRQDTILVASVGCSVFAYNYFDVDACEAAHGRAPAMATGVKRVHPDKFVFTYQGDGDLASIGMGEIIHAAARGEKFTTIFINNAVYGMTGGQMAPTSLVGQVTTSSPFGRDIKMNGMPIRMAELLAQLDGTVYAVRRSLHDARHIMQAKKAIRAAFEAQAKGLGFSVVELLSTCPTNWGMTPRESLDWVRDTMIPTYPLGDFKVAPELAPARR is encoded by the coding sequence ATGGTCTATGAACGGCCGCGCGCCCTGACCTGCGTCCAGACCCACTATTGCCCCGGCTGCACCCACGGCATCGCCCACCGGCTGGTGGCCGAGGTGATCGATGAAATGGGCATTCGCCAGGATACCATCCTCGTCGCCTCCGTCGGTTGTTCCGTTTTTGCCTACAACTATTTCGATGTGGACGCCTGCGAGGCGGCCCACGGCCGCGCCCCGGCCATGGCGACCGGCGTCAAGCGCGTCCACCCCGACAAGTTCGTCTTCACCTATCAGGGCGACGGCGACCTGGCCTCCATCGGCATGGGCGAAATCATCCACGCCGCGGCCCGGGGCGAGAAATTCACCACGATCTTCATCAACAACGCCGTCTACGGCATGACCGGCGGCCAGATGGCTCCGACCTCGCTGGTGGGCCAGGTGACGACCTCGTCTCCCTTCGGCCGCGACATCAAAATGAATGGCATGCCCATTCGCATGGCCGAGTTGCTGGCCCAACTGGACGGCACGGTCTACGCGGTGCGGCGCAGCCTCCACGACGCCCGCCACATCATGCAGGCCAAGAAAGCCATCCGCGCCGCGTTCGAGGCCCAGGCCAAGGGGCTGGGGTTCAGCGTCGTCGAATTGCTGTCCACCTGCCCCACCAATTGGGGCATGACGCCGCGGGAATCGCTCGACTGGGTGCGCGACACCATGATCCCGACCTATCCGCTGGGTGATTTCAAAGTCGCGCCGGAGCTGGCCCCGGCCCGCCGTTAG
- a CDS encoding aminotransferase-like domain-containing protein, whose translation MTTPWNHRCSLRMQSMRGSAIRELLKLTENPEIISFGGGMPAPEVFPVEAFRAAADRVLDRHGRNALQYSATEGYRPLREWIVRQMARYGIESAPENVLITSGSQQALDLLGTLLINPGDLILTERPTYLGALQAWRAYQARFVSVPVDDDGLQVDLLEEALCAGPKFMYILPNFQNPGGVTLSLERRHKLIEFSDRYGVPIIEDDPYGELRYEGDHLPPLVVVDAERCKSRPARAIEPGYYDESQPRNGNGRAYMRGNVIYLSTFSKTLAPGLRLAWMVAPVEVIQRCVVAKQGMDLHTATLNQAIAHEILTGGEEGEGFLMGHVRLIRDVYRERRDVMLTAMRRHFPPGVTWTEPTGGLFLWVTLPDYLDATELLKKALEQKVAYVPGVAFSPDGSERNSLRLNFSFCTPEKINIGIQRLGDVFSQAIEDHAVEMARSFEPVLQAA comes from the coding sequence ATGACAACCCCCTGGAACCATCGTTGCTCCTTACGAATGCAATCGATGCGTGGCTCCGCCATTCGCGAACTGCTCAAGCTGACCGAAAACCCGGAAATCATCTCGTTTGGCGGCGGGATGCCCGCGCCGGAGGTCTTTCCGGTCGAAGCGTTTCGGGCCGCGGCCGATCGCGTGCTGGATCGCCACGGCCGCAATGCCCTGCAATATAGCGCCACCGAAGGCTATCGCCCGTTGCGCGAATGGATCGTGCGCCAGATGGCCCGCTACGGCATCGAATCGGCCCCGGAGAATGTGCTCATCACCAGCGGCTCGCAACAGGCGCTCGACCTGCTGGGCACGTTGCTCATCAATCCCGGCGACCTCATCCTGACTGAGCGGCCGACCTATCTGGGCGCGCTGCAAGCATGGCGCGCCTATCAAGCCCGTTTCGTCTCCGTGCCCGTGGACGACGACGGGCTGCAAGTGGATCTGCTGGAAGAGGCTCTCTGCGCCGGGCCGAAGTTCATGTACATCCTGCCCAACTTCCAGAACCCCGGCGGCGTCACCCTGTCGTTGGAGCGCCGCCACAAGCTGATCGAGTTTTCCGACCGCTACGGCGTGCCCATCATCGAGGATGATCCCTACGGCGAACTGCGCTACGAGGGCGACCACCTGCCGCCGCTGGTGGTGGTCGACGCCGAACGCTGCAAGAGCCGTCCCGCGCGGGCCATCGAGCCGGGCTATTACGACGAGAGCCAACCGCGTAACGGCAACGGCCGGGCCTACATGCGCGGTAACGTCATCTACCTGAGCACGTTCTCCAAGACGCTGGCCCCGGGGCTGCGCCTGGCGTGGATGGTGGCCCCGGTCGAGGTTATCCAGCGTTGCGTTGTCGCCAAGCAGGGCATGGACCTGCACACGGCGACGCTGAACCAGGCCATCGCCCACGAGATTTTGACCGGCGGCGAGGAGGGCGAGGGCTTCCTGATGGGCCACGTCCGCCTCATCCGCGACGTCTATCGCGAGCGGCGCGACGTCATGCTGACCGCCATGCGCCGCCACTTCCCGCCCGGCGTCACCTGGACGGAGCCGACCGGTGGGTTGTTCCTGTGGGTCACGCTGCCGGACTATCTGGACGCCACGGAACTGTTGAAGAAGGCGCTGGAACAGAAGGTGGCCTACGTGCCCGGCGTGGCCTTCTCGCCCGACGGCAGCGAGCGCAATAGCCTGCGGCTCAACTTCTCGTTCTGCACGCCGGAAAAGATCAATATCGGCATCCAACGGTTGGGCGACGTTTTCAGCCAGGCCATCGAAGACCACGCCGTGGAAATGGCCCGTAGCTTTGAGCCTGTGCTCCAGGCCGCCTGA
- a CDS encoding 2-oxoacid:acceptor oxidoreductase family protein, with protein METSIIISGFGGQGVLFAGQLLAYAGMDAGRHVTWIPSYGPEMRGGTAHCVVIISDDPIGAPTVARPDVAVVLNLPSFDKYETVVKPGGLLVVNNSLIESETERQDIDVVGVPANAIAEEWGTVKMLNMAALGALLAARPVLPLEIVEKALAEHLPAGKQHLIEANLRVIRRGYEVVAPVPG; from the coding sequence ATGGAAACATCCATCATCATCTCCGGATTCGGCGGCCAGGGCGTCCTGTTCGCCGGGCAACTGCTGGCCTATGCCGGCATGGACGCCGGCCGCCACGTCACCTGGATTCCCTCCTATGGCCCGGAAATGCGCGGCGGCACGGCCCATTGTGTGGTCATCATCAGCGATGACCCCATCGGCGCGCCCACCGTGGCCCGGCCCGACGTGGCCGTGGTGCTCAATTTGCCGTCGTTCGACAAGTACGAAACGGTCGTTAAGCCGGGCGGCCTGCTCGTGGTCAATAATTCACTCATCGAGTCCGAGACGGAACGGCAGGACATCGACGTCGTTGGCGTTCCGGCCAACGCCATCGCCGAAGAGTGGGGCACGGTCAAGATGCTGAACATGGCCGCGCTGGGGGCGCTGCTGGCCGCCCGCCCGGTGCTGCCGCTGGAGATCGTCGAGAAGGCGCTGGCCGAACATTTGCCGGCCGGCAAGCAACATCTGATCGAGGCTAACCTACGGGTGATTCGGCGCGGCTATGAAGTCGTGGCGCCCGTGCCCGGTTAA
- a CDS encoding formate--tetrahydrofolate ligase yields the protein MNPAIKRLSPVPSDLDIAQAAQPLPISEVAAQLGLTDDDLIHYGKHKAKVHLDTLPKLADRPLGKYIDVTAITPTPLGEGKTTTTVGLVQGLGQLGHKAIACIRQPSMGPTFGIKGGAAGGGYSQVIPMEDFNLHLTGDIHAITAAHNLVAAAIDARWYHEDRMNDEKLAKVGLSRLNIDPYRLTWNRVMDVNDRALRRVMVGLGPEDDGRPRQTGFDITVASEIMAILALVNGNDFKSALHDLRQRAGRTVIGTNKDGQPITLEDLKVAGAVTVLMRDALHPNLLQTLEGQPAFVHAGPFANIAHGNSSILADQLALRLGDYVVTESGFGADIGMEKFFDIKCRYSGLIPDCVVLVATIRALKMHGGGPRVIPGRPLDKAYTDENVGLLEAGLANLEAHIRNAKRFGVPVVVAVNKFHTDTPAEIAAVERAALAAGAEAAVMTDHWASGGDGAIQLSEAVVAACEKPSNFQFLYPLDLPIKAKIETIAKEIYSAGEVIYDPQAEKQIKSYEANGFGNLPICMAKTHLSISDDPLLKNAPSGYTLTVREVRASVGAGFIYPLLGEMRTMPGLGTKPAYMNVDVDEDGRIMGLF from the coding sequence ATGAACCCGGCTATCAAGCGTCTATCCCCCGTCCCGTCCGATCTGGACATAGCCCAAGCCGCCCAGCCCTTGCCCATTTCCGAAGTCGCCGCCCAATTGGGCCTGACCGATGACGATCTGATCCATTACGGCAAGCACAAGGCCAAAGTCCATCTGGACACCCTGCCCAAGCTGGCCGATCGGCCGCTGGGCAAGTACATCGACGTCACGGCCATCACCCCCACGCCGCTGGGCGAAGGCAAGACGACCACCACCGTCGGCCTGGTGCAGGGCCTGGGTCAATTAGGCCATAAGGCGATTGCTTGCATCCGCCAGCCCAGCATGGGGCCGACGTTCGGCATCAAGGGCGGCGCGGCCGGCGGCGGCTATAGCCAGGTCATCCCGATGGAGGATTTCAACCTGCATCTGACCGGCGACATCCACGCCATCACCGCCGCGCACAATTTGGTGGCCGCGGCCATCGACGCCCGCTGGTATCACGAAGATCGGATGAACGACGAAAAACTGGCCAAGGTCGGCCTGTCGCGGCTCAACATCGACCCCTACCGGCTGACCTGGAACCGGGTGATGGACGTGAACGACCGCGCTCTGCGCCGGGTGATGGTGGGCCTGGGGCCGGAAGACGACGGCCGCCCGCGCCAGACCGGCTTCGATATCACCGTCGCTAGCGAGATCATGGCCATCCTGGCCCTGGTCAACGGTAACGATTTCAAGAGCGCTCTACACGACCTGCGCCAGCGCGCCGGCCGCACCGTCATCGGCACCAACAAGGACGGCCAGCCCATTACGCTGGAAGACCTCAAGGTGGCCGGGGCCGTCACTGTGCTCATGCGCGACGCGCTGCACCCCAACCTGTTGCAGACGCTGGAGGGGCAGCCGGCCTTCGTCCACGCCGGGCCGTTCGCCAACATCGCCCACGGCAACTCCTCGATCCTGGCCGACCAACTGGCACTGCGCCTGGGCGATTACGTCGTCACCGAGTCCGGCTTTGGGGCCGACATCGGCATGGAGAAATTCTTCGACATCAAGTGCCGCTATTCGGGCCTGATCCCCGATTGTGTGGTGCTGGTCGCCACCATCCGGGCGCTGAAGATGCACGGCGGCGGGCCGCGCGTCATCCCCGGCCGGCCGCTCGACAAGGCGTACACCGATGAGAACGTCGGGTTGCTGGAGGCCGGGCTGGCGAATCTGGAAGCCCACATCCGCAACGCCAAGCGCTTCGGCGTGCCGGTCGTCGTGGCCGTCAACAAGTTCCACACCGACACCCCGGCCGAGATCGCCGCCGTGGAGCGCGCGGCGCTGGCGGCCGGCGCGGAGGCGGCGGTGATGACCGACCACTGGGCCAGCGGCGGCGATGGGGCCATCCAGCTTTCCGAAGCGGTGGTCGCCGCCTGCGAAAAGCCGTCGAACTTCCAGTTCCTCTATCCGCTCGACCTGCCGATCAAGGCCAAGATCGAGACGATTGCCAAAGAGATCTACAGCGCGGGCGAAGTCATCTATGACCCGCAAGCGGAGAAGCAGATCAAGTCCTATGAGGCGAACGGCTTCGGCAATCTGCCCATCTGCATGGCCAAGACTCACCTGAGCATCAGCGACGACCCGCTGCTGAAGAACGCGCCGTCGGGCTATACCCTGACCGTGCGCGAGGTGCGGGCCTCGGTCGGCGCGGGCTTCATCTACCCCCTGCTGGGCGAGATGCGCACGATGCCCGGCCTGGGCACCAAGCCGGCCTATATGAACGTCGACGTTGACGAAGACGGCCGCATCATGGGTTTGTTCTAG
- a CDS encoding virulence factor — translation MTTYQIMSWHDIPVQVRAGGRRDRVSLQLDPRFMAAVDSAAMAAGLTGSDAYLAGFVWGEAQERDGAPEAVAAAVAAELEDQFATIDWRATAVALRSSTEN, via the coding sequence ATGACCACCTATCAAATCATGTCCTGGCACGACATCCCCGTGCAAGTCCGCGCCGGCGGGCGGCGCGACCGGGTCAGCCTTCAGCTCGATCCCCGCTTCATGGCCGCCGTCGATAGCGCCGCCATGGCCGCCGGCCTGACCGGCAGCGACGCCTATCTGGCCGGCTTCGTCTGGGGCGAAGCGCAAGAGCGCGACGGCGCGCCCGAGGCGGTGGCCGCGGCCGTGGCCGCCGAACTGGAAGACCAATTCGCCACCATCGATTGGCGGGCCACGGCCGTCGCTCTCCGCTCGTCCACGGAAAACTGA